In Halothermothrix orenii H 168, the sequence ACCATATAATTTACAGCTTCCACACCGGTACAATGAAGAGGAACAAGAAGTTTAAAATCAATACCATCTAAATAATCGACCGTTTTTTTAATTCTTGAATTTTCGGCATTGATTAAATGCATTCCCCCCAGGATTGCATAAATTTTATTCCCTTTAAACTTTTCTGATACATATTCCAGGGTATTAACAATACCCCGGTGGGCACATCCCGATAAAACAATTAGACCCTGAGGGGTCTCTATAACCAGGACCTGCTCATCCTCAAAATTATCTCTGGTAAATTCATTATCTTTTTTAACCTTATAGCGCCTGCTGCTCTTTTCATAGTTATTATAACCGGGTATATCTCCAACCAGCCAGAAATTCCCGGCAGTCCTGGTAACCCCCCGGACTGGCTCAAAGGAAGGTATATCTTCCCTGGAAATTCCACCCCCACGATATTCTGTACCAGAATATTTGGCATCAAAAACTCCGGGGTGGGCATAAACCGTTACCTCCTTATTTATCTCCAGTAGTTTTTTCAATCCCCCTGTATGGTCATAATGACCATGGCTCAGAAATA encodes:
- a CDS encoding MBL fold metallo-hydrolase, which gives rise to MNNYQNQDKLEIIILAENKVYKKGLIAEHGLSFYIKTGDKGYLFDTGQGFSIIHNANEIGIDLREIKAVFLSHGHYDHTGGLKKLLEINKEVTVYAHPGVFDAKYSGTEYRGGGISREDIPSFEPVRGVTRTAGNFWLVGDIPGYNNYEKSSRRYKVKKDNEFTRDNFEDEQVLVIETPQGLIVLSGCAHRGIVNTLEYVSEKFKGNKIYAILGGMHLINAENSRIKKTVDYLDGIDFKLLVPLHCTGVEAVNYMVKRFKERVSRGEVGSRFVFPY